The Argopecten irradians isolate NY chromosome 6, Ai_NY, whole genome shotgun sequence genome has a window encoding:
- the LOC138325246 gene encoding very long chain fatty acid elongase 4-like — translation MAEETIMEQVQDFYNASMARGDKRVENWLLMANPAIISIIFFSYLVVVLTGPAVMKNKEPVPLKWVLLPYNFFCVCLASYMFYEFLVTSLLSNYSYLCQPVDYSNSPLALRMANVCWWFFFSKVIELLDTVFFIMRKKFDQVSFLHVYHHCTMIINWWMGVKYIAGGQAFFIGMLNSFVHIIMYSYYFLSGIGPHMQKYLWWKRYLTRLQLTQFVAFVIHTGYNLVIDCDFPQGFNIAVFFYSISLIVLFGNFYYRAYLLKQREQKKKLY, via the exons ATGGCAGAAGAAACAATCATGGAGCAAGTCCAGGACTTTTACAACGCGTCAATggcaaggggag ACAAGAGAGTGGAGAACTGGTTGCTGATGGCAAATCCAGCCATTATTTCCATCATATTCTTTTCTTATCTCGTTGTTGTCCTCACTGGTCCTGCCGTGATGAAAAACAAAGAACCCGTCCCCCTCAAATGGGTCCTACTTCCGTACAACTTTTTCTGTGTGTGTCTAGCATCTTACATGTTTTATGAG TTTCTTGTTACCTCACTCTTGTCTAACTACAGCTATCTGTGCCAGCCTGTGGACTACAGTAACAGCCCTCTTGCCTTACGG atggCTAATGTGtgttggtggtttttcttctCCAAAGTAATCGAACTTTTAGACACT GTGTTTTTCATCATGAGAAAGAAGTTTGATCAAGTCTCATTCTTGCATGTGTATCACCATTGCACAATGATAATAAATTGGTGGATGGGGGTCAAGTACATCGCTGGGGGTCAAG CATTTTTCATCGGGATGTTGAACTCGTTCGTACACATCATCATGTACTCCTACTACTTCCTGTCCGGTATTGGACCACACATGCAGAAGTACCTCTGGTGGAAACGCTACCTCACACGGCTACAGTTG aCCCAATTCGTCGCCTTCGTCATACATACGGGATACAACCTGGTAATTGATTGTGACTTTCCTCAGGGATTCAACATCGCCGTTTTCTTCTACTCCATCTCTCTCATCGTTCTGTTTGGTAACTTCTACTACCGCGCCTACCTCCTTAAACAAAGGGAACAAAAGAAGAAATTATATTGA
- the LOC138326387 gene encoding uncharacterized protein, with amino-acid sequence MAEKASYTHFERLEFPKKEQTTCRHHRERQLEFYCRKCDDLCCDECLSTYHESHSVRNLSDIIPEKKRGIQSLIERIEKTDLVLIHDYISSTETQLLDNATYFDKLATELESQTRKLKEELDLLSAQTLSVYSQMKEDNTRRLQLYKQDLEIYEEQLKQQLRDSESLLHSGTPLEIYYKGCKSHYDEVFPFKPTLRTASFKANGNYMFYLQQALGNVTTEQKNTSNEPKQASSEANTFEDKSVAEKDTESESPYGYASRVRNESEGLTFEDRSVDEQDTVSNSAYDYALRVRRESEGSDSNVDLPQPVVSSQIHVLKAFQSPRMISSICHTSDCKVWTSYFNSRSVALMDKDGHMAGVMRHNVNIKDISVAPSNDALWTCHTQDRKVMELVSDKLEKRFETKKEPTCLCVTASNHVIVGMVKNVTKFTKKGKVVLTALVPGTKKPLVYTPLRICECPVTHNIAVIDEDFKEHGGIGKRNIVVMDTEFRGLYRYRGETPGLYVHGAEPETHTFVCYGIVYDSQGNLIVSDHNNKRIVLVNSRGEFVKILHKDRHLAWAVGVSKEGVVFGVFNRDRVRLIKY; translated from the coding sequence ATGGCAGAGAAAGCTTCTTACACCCATTTTGAACGTCTCGAGTTTCCAAAGAAAGAGCAGACGACATGCAGACACCACCGGGAGAGACAACTCGAATTTTACTGCAGAAAATGTGACGACCTTTGCTGTGATGAATGTTTATCGACATATCATGAGTCTCACTCAGTGCGCAATCTCAGTGATATAATACCTGAGAAGAAAAGAGGTATTCAAAGCCTCATTGAAAGAATAGAGAAAACGGACCTGGTGTTAATTCATGACTACATTTCCTCAACTGAGACGCAGCTATTGGACAATGCAACTTATTTTGATAAACTCGCCACTGAGTTGGAAAGCCAGACGAGAAAATTAAAAGAAGAGTTAGATCTGCTCTCAGCGCAGACACTCTCCGTGTATAGCCAAATGAAGGAAGACAACACAAGACGCTTGCAACTCTACAAACAGGATCTTGAAATCTATGAGGAACAACTAAAACAGCAACTTCGAGATAGTGAGAGTTTGCTTCACAGTGGAACGCCCCTGGAGATTTATTATAAGGGATGCAAATCTCACTACGATGAAGTCTTCCCGTTTAAGCCGACTCTTCGTACTGCCAGTTTCAAAGCCAATGGTAATTACATGTTCTATCTGCAACAGGCTCTCGGTAACGTGACCACGGAACAAAAGAATACTTCAAATGAGCCGAAACAGGCTTCGAGTGAAGCAAACACGTTTGAGGACAAAAGCGTTGCCGAAAAGGACACCGAATCAGAATCGCCATATGGCTACGCGTCTCGCGTAAGGAATGAATCGGAAGGGCTCACTTTTGAGGACAGAAGTGTTGACGAACAGGACACCGTATCAAATTCGGCATATGACTACGCGCTTCGTGTAAGGCGTGAATCTGAAGGGTCCGACTCAAATGTGGATCTACCACAACCAGTTGTGTCGTCACAGATCCACGTGCTGAAGGCTTTCCAGTCTCCCCGTATGATATCTTCGATTTGTCATACCTCCGACTGCAAGGTGTGGACCAGCTATTTCAACAGTAGGTCCGTAGCTCTGATGGACAAAGATGGCCATATGGCAGGAGTCATGAGACACAATGTCAACATTAAAGACATCAGTGTAGCGCCTTCAAACGACGCCCTTTGGACATGCCATACTCAAGACAGAAAAGTCATGGAGCTGGTGTCAGATAAACTGGAGAAGAGATTCGAGACCAAGAAAGAGCCAACGTGTTTGTGTGTTACTGCTAGTAACCATGTGATCGTGGGGATGGTAAAAAATGTCACCAAGTTCACAAAAAAAGGTAAAGTGGTGCTTACCGCATTGGTACCTGGTACCAAAAAGCCATTGGTATATACACCACTGAGGATTTGTGAGTGTCCTGTTACTCATAACATCGCAGTGATCGACGAAGACTTCAAAGAACATGGCGGGATAGGAAAACGAAACATCGTTGTCATGGACACTGAATTCCGGGGGCTGTATCGTTATAGGGGGGAGACACCGGGTCTTTATGTACATGGTGCAGAGCCAgaaacacatacatttgtttGCTACGGCATTGTGTATGACAGTCAAGGAAATCTAATCGTTAGCGATCACAACAACAAGAGAATTGTTCTCGTCAACAGTCGTGGCGAATTTGTCAAGATCCTGCACAAAGACCGTCACCTCGCGTGGGCTGTTGGTGTAAGTAAAGAAGGCGTTGTTTTCGGTGTGTTCAACCGTGACAGAGTTAGGTTAATCAAATACTAG